Proteins from a genomic interval of Cupriavidus sp. WKF15:
- a CDS encoding DUF6600 domain-containing protein — translation MPPFPRFDGADRGTPRVPATGRLRLLAVAAGLALALVQWPAQAQPSPLGDPTAQVGQTDPSSRIATLTDVQGNLSFAPAGSDDWAAARLNRPITTGDRLWVDNGGRAELHAGSTAIRLGGATAASVLNLDDNATQVKLTQGTLQLRVRALPPDQSVEVDTPNLAFVPREPGDYRLDVAPDGSTTTVTMRHGRAVIYGDNRSLEMRRGEQMSFAGTDLADAGSGGIPPGDAFDRWTAARDAREDASRSARYVPREMTGYAALDDYGDWQEDPGYGAIWFPRVVDTGWAPYSTGHWAWIAPWGWTWVDDEPWGFAPFHYGRWAHIGNRWGWVPGPYVPRPCYAPALVAFVGASGPNWSVSIGGGPGVAWYPLGPRDVYRPVYRASPAYITQINQVTVNNVTINERLRGEPRFNRDVPGAITGMPARNFVEGRPVPRDMHRAEWRNLPAGEARGAPPVAPVKSSLLGAAPVHQLPPQARQGFEREAIAARAPGRPAQDELARRFAREGGVVPGAGPAWRGGDMRSRHPNAPAVPEVRMSQAAMAAPGRVPQGPEGRGPGTRPDQARGMAQAPDAQRQGQEMQRQQQAMQRQQMDQQRQMLEQQRQQQPGHADGRGLSTRPDQAHGMAQAPDAQRQGQEMQREQQAMQRQQMDQQRQMQEQQRLQQAGHADGRGLSTRPDQARGMAQAPDAQRQGQEIQRQQMDQQRAMQEQQHQQQSAQRQQMEQQRAAQDQQRAMQEQQRQQQSAQRQQMEQQRAAQDQQRAMQEQQHQQQSAQRQQMEQQRAAQDQQRAMQEQQRQQQSAQRQQMEQQRAAQDQQRAMQEQQRQQQSAQRQQMEQQRAAQEQQRAMQEQQRQQQAAQRQQMEQQRAAQEQQRAMQEQQRQQQAAQRQQMEQQRAAQEQQRAMQEQQRQQQAAQRQQMEQQRAAQEQQRAMQEQQRAMQEQQRHQQDQQRQMQERQRQQQQQQQQQMDQQRQQQRAQQDRGHMEARNGQRDGDGR, via the coding sequence ATGCCTCCTTTCCCTAGATTCGATGGCGCCGACCGCGGCACTCCCCGTGTGCCGGCAACCGGCCGGCTGCGCCTGCTTGCGGTGGCGGCCGGACTCGCCCTGGCGCTCGTGCAATGGCCCGCGCAGGCCCAGCCATCGCCGCTGGGCGATCCCACCGCGCAAGTCGGGCAGACGGATCCTTCGTCGCGCATCGCGACCCTGACAGACGTTCAAGGCAACCTCAGCTTCGCGCCTGCCGGATCCGACGACTGGGCCGCGGCCAGGCTGAACCGTCCAATCACAACAGGCGACCGCCTGTGGGTGGACAACGGCGGACGGGCTGAACTGCACGCCGGTTCCACGGCCATCCGCCTGGGCGGTGCGACCGCCGCCAGCGTACTGAACCTCGATGACAACGCCACCCAGGTCAAGCTGACGCAAGGCACGCTGCAGCTGCGGGTGCGGGCGCTGCCGCCCGACCAGTCGGTCGAGGTCGATACGCCCAACCTGGCCTTCGTGCCGCGCGAGCCGGGTGATTACAGGCTGGACGTAGCGCCCGACGGCAGCACCACCACCGTGACGATGCGGCATGGCCGCGCCGTCATCTATGGCGACAACCGCTCGCTGGAAATGCGGCGCGGCGAGCAGATGAGCTTTGCCGGCACCGACCTGGCCGATGCGGGTTCGGGCGGTATTCCGCCGGGCGATGCCTTTGACCGCTGGACCGCCGCGCGCGATGCGCGCGAGGACGCCTCGCGCTCGGCGCGTTATGTGCCGCGAGAGATGACTGGCTACGCCGCGCTGGATGACTACGGCGACTGGCAGGAAGACCCCGGCTATGGGGCGATCTGGTTCCCGCGCGTGGTGGACACCGGCTGGGCGCCGTACAGCACGGGCCACTGGGCCTGGATCGCGCCGTGGGGCTGGACCTGGGTTGACGACGAGCCGTGGGGGTTCGCGCCGTTCCACTATGGCCGCTGGGCGCATATCGGCAACCGCTGGGGCTGGGTGCCGGGCCCGTATGTGCCGCGGCCGTGCTATGCGCCGGCCTTGGTCGCCTTCGTCGGCGCAAGCGGCCCCAACTGGAGCGTGAGCATTGGCGGCGGGCCCGGTGTCGCCTGGTACCCGCTTGGTCCGCGCGATGTGTACCGCCCGGTCTACCGGGCCAGCCCGGCGTACATTACGCAGATCAACCAGGTGACGGTCAACAACGTCACGATCAATGAACGGCTCCGCGGCGAGCCGCGCTTTAACCGCGATGTGCCGGGCGCCATCACGGGAATGCCGGCGCGCAATTTTGTCGAGGGCCGGCCCGTGCCGCGCGACATGCATCGCGCGGAATGGCGCAATCTGCCGGCTGGCGAAGCCAGGGGGGCGCCGCCCGTGGCGCCGGTCAAGAGCAGCCTGCTTGGTGCCGCCCCGGTCCATCAGCTGCCGCCGCAGGCGCGGCAGGGGTTTGAACGGGAGGCAATCGCTGCGCGCGCGCCTGGCCGCCCGGCGCAGGATGAACTCGCCCGGCGTTTTGCCCGCGAGGGCGGCGTTGTGCCCGGAGCCGGCCCGGCATGGCGCGGCGGCGACATGCGGTCAAGGCACCCCAACGCGCCGGCCGTACCCGAGGTGCGCATGAGCCAGGCGGCAATGGCAGCTCCTGGACGCGTGCCGCAGGGCCCCGAAGGCCGCGGGCCGGGCACGCGGCCGGACCAGGCACGAGGCATGGCGCAGGCGCCGGATGCGCAGCGGCAGGGGCAGGAGATGCAACGCCAGCAACAGGCGATGCAGCGCCAGCAGATGGATCAGCAGCGGCAGATGCTGGAACAACAACGCCAGCAACAGCCGGGTCACGCCGACGGCCGGGGCCTGAGCACGCGACCAGACCAGGCGCATGGCATGGCGCAGGCGCCGGATGCGCAGCGGCAGGGGCAGGAGATGCAACGCGAGCAACAGGCAATGCAGCGCCAGCAGATGGATCAGCAGCGGCAGATGCAGGAACAACAACGACTGCAACAGGCCGGTCACGCCGATGGCCGGGGCCTGAGCACGCGACCTGACCAGGCGCGTGGCATGGCGCAGGCGCCGGATGCGCAGCGGCAGGGGCAGGAGATACAACGCCAGCAGATGGATCAGCAGCGCGCCATGCAGGAGCAGCAGCACCAGCAGCAGTCCGCGCAACGCCAGCAGATGGAACAGCAGCGTGCCGCGCAGGATCAGCAGCGCGCCATGCAGGAGCAGCAGCGCCAGCAGCAGTCCGCGCAACGCCAGCAGATGGAACAGCAGCGTGCCGCGCAGGATCAGCAGCGCGCCATGCAGGAGCAGCAGCACCAGCAGCAGTCCGCGCAACGCCAGCAGATGGAACAGCAGCGTGCCGCGCAGGATCAGCAGCGCGCCATGCAGGAGCAGCAGCGCCAGCAGCAGTCCGCGCAACGCCAGCAGATGGAGCAGCAGCGTGCCGCGCAGGATCAGCAGCGCGCCATGCAGGAGCAGCAGCGCCAGCAGCAGTCCGCACAGCGCCAGCAGATGGAGCAGCAGCGTGCCGCGCAGGAACAGCAGCGCGCCATGCAGGAGCAGCAGCGCCAGCAGCAGGCCGCGCAACGCCAGCAGATGGAGCAGCAGCGTGCCGCGCAGGAACAGCAGCGCGCGATGCAGGAGCAGCAGCGCCAGCAGCAGGCCGCACAGCGCCAGCAGATGGAGCAGCAGCGTGCCGCGCAGGAACAGCAGCGCGCGATGCAGGAGCAGCAGCGCCAGCAGCAGGCCGCACAGCGCCAGCAGATGGAGCAGCAGCGTGCCGCGCAGGAACAGCAGCGCGCGATGCAGGAACAGCAGCGTGCCATGCAGGAGCAGCAGCGCCATCAGCAGGACCAGCAGCGGCAGATGCAGGAACGCCAGCGGCAACAGCAGCAACAGCAACAGCAGCAGATGGACCAGCAGCGCCAGCAGCAGCGCGCGCAACAGGATCGCGGGCACATGGAGGCCCGCAACGGCCAGCGGGACGGCGACGGCCGCTAG
- a CDS encoding branched-chain amino acid ABC transporter permease, with protein sequence MALFLQQILNGLTLGGVYSLVALGLTLVYGILHVPNFAHGAFYMAGAYVSYYLMTSLGMNYWLAMLGAAVVVAMLSMLADRLVFHPLRNAPELHDMIAAIGILLFLEAGAQALWGADFHRMPTPYGQVVDLFGLTAPLQRLLIIAAAFALMVLLHLFLTRTMTGATIMAMAQNREGAALVGIDATRVTLLVFAISGALAAIAATLYAPINLVYPSMGNLVITKAFVIIILGGMGSIPGAIAGGLIIGMAESFGGFYVSTDYKDIIAFVLLVVILSIRPQGLFAGKAA encoded by the coding sequence GTGGCATTGTTCCTTCAACAGATCCTGAACGGCCTGACGCTGGGCGGCGTGTACAGCCTGGTGGCGCTTGGCCTGACGCTGGTCTACGGCATCCTGCACGTGCCGAACTTTGCGCACGGCGCGTTCTACATGGCCGGCGCCTACGTCTCGTACTACCTGATGACGTCGCTCGGCATGAACTACTGGCTGGCGATGCTCGGCGCGGCGGTGGTGGTCGCGATGCTGTCGATGCTGGCCGACCGGCTGGTGTTCCATCCGCTGCGCAACGCGCCCGAGCTGCACGACATGATCGCGGCCATCGGCATCCTGCTGTTCCTGGAAGCCGGCGCGCAGGCACTGTGGGGCGCGGATTTCCACCGCATGCCGACGCCTTACGGGCAGGTCGTGGACCTGTTCGGCCTGACCGCGCCGCTGCAGCGCCTGCTGATCATTGCCGCCGCGTTCGCGCTGATGGTGCTGCTGCACCTGTTCCTCACGCGCACCATGACCGGCGCTACCATCATGGCCATGGCGCAGAACCGCGAAGGCGCCGCGCTGGTCGGCATCGACGCGACGCGCGTGACGCTGCTGGTGTTCGCCATCTCCGGCGCGCTCGCCGCCATCGCCGCCACGCTCTACGCGCCGATCAACCTGGTCTACCCGAGCATGGGCAACCTGGTCATCACCAAGGCCTTCGTCATCATCATCCTGGGCGGCATGGGCAGCATTCCCGGGGCCATTGCCGGCGGGCTGATCATCGGCATGGCCGAAAGCTTCGGCGGCTTCTATGTATCGACCGACTACAAGGACATCATCGCCTTCGTGCTGCTGGTGGTGATCCTGTCGATCCGGCCGCAAGGCCTGTTCGCCGGCAAGGCGGCCTGA
- a CDS encoding methyl-accepting chemotaxis protein yields the protein MALMGVVAYNRLSSIERETTLMLKDALPGLDHSTSIRGAWGEIYVLAWETVKATSDSQRQAYQKQVADVRQRLDRFEQQYETTITRDNDRANFGQYKAAKARFEQVALPLLEPASWKGNEAAEALLRGDANHAWAEVRKLAQSMVDDNNAVNERAARGINDAVGSAKVGIEVALLVAVAVAAICGYLLLRAITVPMRSIVGLLAGIRGGDLRLRMALKRGDEFQDVEEGFNQMTGELTSLVGQAQRSAIQVTTSVNEIAATARQQQATATETAATTTQIGATSREISATARDLVRTINEVSNAAEQAAGLAGTGQVGLSRMEATMQHVMDAAGSVNAKLATLNERAGNINQVVTTIAKVADQTNLLSLNAAIEAEKAGEYGRGFSVVATEIRRLADQTAVATYDIEQMVREIQSAVAAGVMGMDKFSEEVRRGMSDVTQVGDQLSQIIGQVQSLAPRVQMVNEGMQAQAGGAEQINQALMQLSEAAQQTVESLRQSSLAIDELTLVANELRSGVSRFKV from the coding sequence ATGGCACTGATGGGGGTTGTGGCCTACAACCGGCTGTCGTCGATCGAGCGGGAAACCACCCTGATGCTCAAGGACGCCCTGCCGGGCCTCGACCACAGCACCAGCATCCGCGGCGCCTGGGGCGAGATCTATGTGCTGGCCTGGGAAACCGTCAAGGCCACCAGCGACTCCCAGCGCCAGGCCTACCAGAAGCAAGTCGCCGATGTCCGCCAGCGGCTGGACCGGTTCGAGCAGCAGTACGAGACCACCATCACCCGCGACAATGACCGCGCCAACTTCGGCCAGTACAAGGCGGCCAAGGCCAGGTTTGAGCAGGTGGCGCTGCCGCTGCTGGAGCCGGCAAGCTGGAAGGGCAACGAGGCTGCGGAAGCGCTGCTGCGCGGCGACGCCAACCACGCATGGGCGGAGGTGCGCAAGCTCGCGCAGAGCATGGTGGACGACAACAATGCTGTCAACGAGCGCGCGGCGCGCGGCATCAACGACGCGGTCGGCTCGGCCAAGGTAGGCATCGAGGTGGCCCTGCTCGTGGCGGTCGCGGTAGCGGCCATCTGCGGCTATCTGCTCTTGCGCGCGATTACCGTGCCGATGCGCTCCATTGTCGGCCTCCTGGCCGGCATCCGCGGCGGCGACCTGCGCCTGCGCATGGCGCTGAAGCGCGGCGACGAGTTCCAGGACGTCGAGGAAGGCTTCAACCAGATGACGGGCGAGCTGACCTCGCTGGTCGGCCAGGCGCAGCGCTCCGCGATCCAGGTCACCACCTCGGTCAACGAGATTGCCGCGACCGCGCGGCAGCAGCAGGCCACCGCCACCGAGACCGCCGCCACCACGACGCAGATCGGCGCCACGTCGCGCGAGATTTCCGCCACCGCGCGCGACCTGGTCCGCACCATCAACGAAGTCTCGAACGCGGCCGAGCAGGCCGCCGGGCTCGCGGGCACGGGCCAGGTCGGGCTGTCGCGCATGGAAGCCACCATGCAGCACGTGATGGACGCGGCCGGCTCGGTCAATGCCAAGCTCGCCACGCTCAACGAACGGGCCGGCAATATCAACCAGGTGGTCACGACCATCGCCAAGGTGGCGGACCAGACCAACCTGCTGTCGCTCAATGCCGCGATCGAGGCCGAGAAGGCCGGCGAATACGGCCGCGGCTTCTCGGTGGTGGCCACCGAGATCCGCCGCCTGGCCGACCAGACCGCGGTCGCCACCTACGACATCGAACAGATGGTGCGCGAGATCCAGTCCGCAGTGGCCGCCGGCGTGATGGGCATGGACAAGTTCTCGGAAGAGGTGCGCCGCGGCATGTCCGACGTGACCCAGGTGGGCGACCAGCTGTCGCAGATCATCGGGCAGGTGCAGTCGCTCGCGCCGCGCGTGCAGATGGTCAACGAAGGCATGCAGGCGCAGGCCGGCGGCGCCGAGCAGATCAACCAGGCGCTGATGCAGCTGTCCGAAGCCGCGCAGCAGACCGTCGAGTCGCTGCGCCAGTCGAGCCTGGCCATCGACGAGCTGACGCTGGTGGCCAATGAGCTGCGCAGCGGCGTCTCGCGCTTCAAGGTATAG
- a CDS encoding ABC transporter ATP-binding protein translates to MLQLERVSLSYGSFRALDNITLHAGAGELVVLLGANGAGKSSIFLALSAIHRISSGSMRFDGRELSGMKPSQIVQAGLVHCPEGRKLFPAMSVEKNLTLGAYVHRRDAAGMRKTLEEVYEMFPILRQKQDDPAGSLSGGQQQMVALGRALMSRPRALLLDEPSLGLAPLVVKQMFEIIQRINRAGTTVLLAEQNAYAALGIAHRAYVIESGRIVMEGDRDSLLKDEGIRKAYIGG, encoded by the coding sequence ATGTTGCAGCTTGAACGCGTCTCGCTGTCGTATGGCAGCTTCCGTGCCCTGGACAACATCACCCTGCATGCAGGCGCCGGCGAGCTGGTGGTGCTGCTCGGCGCCAACGGTGCCGGCAAGAGCTCGATCTTCCTGGCGCTGAGCGCGATCCACCGCATCAGCAGCGGCAGCATGCGCTTCGACGGCCGCGAGCTGTCGGGCATGAAGCCGTCGCAGATCGTGCAGGCGGGGCTCGTGCATTGCCCGGAAGGCCGCAAGCTGTTCCCGGCCATGAGCGTGGAGAAGAACCTGACGCTCGGCGCCTACGTGCATCGCCGCGATGCCGCCGGCATGCGCAAGACGCTCGAAGAGGTGTACGAGATGTTCCCGATCCTGCGCCAGAAGCAGGACGACCCCGCGGGTTCGCTGTCCGGCGGTCAGCAGCAGATGGTCGCGCTCGGCCGCGCGCTGATGAGCCGTCCGCGAGCGCTGCTGCTCGACGAGCCTTCGCTGGGCCTGGCACCGCTGGTGGTCAAGCAGATGTTCGAAATCATCCAGCGCATCAACCGCGCCGGCACCACGGTGCTGCTGGCGGAACAGAATGCCTATGCGGCGCTGGGCATCGCGCATCGGGCCTATGTGATCGAAAGCGGGCGCATCGTGATGGAGGGGGACCGCGATTCGCTGTTGAAGGACGAGGGCATTCGCAAGGCATATATCGGCGGCTAG
- a CDS encoding branched-chain amino acid ABC transporter permease, with protein sequence MKALQGKTGWTLLLALAIAFPLIAPNSYYLTVMTLAFIYAIATLGLNLITGYTGQLNLAHGGFMAIGAYTLGILTVDHQMPFWLAFALSGVVSMAVGYVVGLVSLRLKGHYFSIFTMCIGYIIYLLIEKWESLTHGTVGLIGIPVPAAIGPVTFDSVPAQYYLVLAFLVTGTFLMHRIVTSLLGRSFMAVRNSDALAEALGINLMRTKVLSFVLSVGYAGFAGALYAGQVRFLGPDIARTDLTFDMVMAMLVGGTGTLFGPLLGAVLVPWVTQTLQFLQDYRMLVFGPVLILLIIFFPDGIVGSWLKKQARKAAAARRGNRQPASPAASPVATPAGADRA encoded by the coding sequence ATGAAAGCACTGCAAGGAAAGACCGGCTGGACCCTGCTGCTGGCGCTGGCGATTGCGTTCCCCCTGATCGCGCCCAACAGCTACTACCTGACCGTGATGACGCTGGCCTTCATCTACGCCATCGCCACACTCGGGCTGAACCTGATCACCGGCTACACCGGCCAGCTCAATCTCGCGCATGGCGGCTTCATGGCCATCGGCGCCTACACGCTGGGCATCCTGACGGTCGACCACCAGATGCCGTTCTGGCTGGCTTTCGCGCTGTCGGGCGTGGTCAGCATGGCGGTCGGCTATGTGGTGGGCCTGGTATCGCTGCGACTGAAGGGACACTACTTCTCTATCTTCACGATGTGCATCGGCTACATCATCTATCTGCTGATCGAGAAGTGGGAAAGCCTGACGCACGGCACGGTGGGCCTGATCGGCATCCCGGTGCCGGCGGCGATCGGCCCCGTCACGTTCGACAGCGTGCCGGCGCAGTACTACCTGGTGCTGGCCTTCCTGGTGACCGGCACCTTCCTGATGCACCGCATCGTCACCTCGCTGCTGGGCCGCAGCTTCATGGCCGTGCGCAACAGCGACGCGCTGGCCGAGGCGCTCGGCATCAACCTGATGCGCACCAAGGTGCTGTCGTTCGTGCTGTCGGTCGGCTACGCCGGCTTCGCGGGCGCGCTCTACGCGGGCCAGGTGCGCTTCCTCGGCCCCGATATCGCGCGCACCGACCTGACCTTCGACATGGTGATGGCAATGCTGGTCGGCGGCACCGGCACGCTGTTCGGGCCGCTGCTGGGCGCGGTGCTGGTGCCGTGGGTCACGCAGACGCTGCAGTTCCTGCAGGACTACCGCATGCTGGTGTTCGGCCCGGTGCTGATCCTGCTGATCATCTTCTTCCCGGACGGCATCGTCGGCTCCTGGCTGAAGAAGCAGGCGCGCAAGGCCGCGGCCGCGCGCCGCGGCAACCGCCAGCCTGCCTCCCCCGCTGCCTCCCCCGTAGCCACCCCCGCTGGAGCCGACCGTGCTTGA
- a CDS encoding ABC transporter ATP-binding protein, translating into MLEIRNLTKKFGGLTAVNDVSVTFEQGHINAIIGPNGAGKTTFFNLIAGTHAPSSGQVLFKGQDVAGLRADQIARLGVARTFQATALFDRATVLDNLIVGHRLRTRSGLGDVLFNTRRLREEERLCREKAEAALDFVGLTHLAHEIAADITQEARKRVAFALALATDPELLLLDEPAGGVNPEETVGLAELIRKMVRHGKTVCLIEHKMDMIMRLADKIMVLNYGEKIAEGTPAQIQQDPHVIEAYLGADHVAA; encoded by the coding sequence GTGCTTGAGATCCGCAACCTGACCAAGAAATTCGGCGGCCTGACCGCGGTCAACGATGTGTCCGTGACCTTCGAGCAGGGACATATCAACGCCATCATCGGCCCCAACGGGGCCGGCAAGACCACCTTCTTCAACCTGATCGCCGGCACGCATGCGCCGAGTTCGGGCCAGGTCCTGTTCAAGGGGCAGGACGTGGCCGGCCTGCGCGCCGACCAGATCGCGCGGCTCGGCGTGGCGCGCACGTTCCAGGCGACCGCGCTGTTCGACCGCGCCACAGTGCTGGACAACCTGATCGTCGGCCACCGCCTGCGCACGCGCTCAGGCCTTGGCGACGTCCTGTTCAACACGCGCCGCCTGCGCGAGGAGGAGCGGCTGTGCCGAGAGAAGGCGGAAGCGGCGCTCGACTTCGTAGGCCTCACGCACCTGGCCCACGAGATCGCCGCCGACATCACGCAGGAAGCGCGCAAGCGCGTGGCCTTTGCACTGGCGCTGGCCACCGACCCCGAACTGCTGCTGCTCGACGAACCGGCCGGCGGCGTCAACCCGGAGGAAACCGTGGGCCTGGCCGAACTGATCCGCAAGATGGTCCGCCACGGCAAGACGGTCTGCCTGATCGAACACAAGATGGACATGATCATGCGCCTGGCCGACAAGATCATGGTGCTGAACTACGGCGAGAAGATTGCCGAGGGCACGCCCGCGCAGATCCAGCAGGATCCGCATGTCATCGAAGCCTACCTGGGAGCCGACCATGTTGCAGCTTGA
- a CDS encoding ABC transporter substrate-binding protein — MQSNTFRRLFPLAATAVAAMLASGAALAQEVVKIGYTGPLSGGAALYGKNVLSGVQMAVDEINAAGLEVKGKKVKLEVVALDDKYSPAEAAINARRLVQQHKTTAVFVPHSGGIFALQAFNEQEKFLVMAYSSVPRITDAGNKLTIRIPPAYTGYIEPFVKAQMKRYGKNVALTPADHDYAKAWVQAFVPAWEGAGGKVVGNNPMSYTKATDFYSGVSRAITDKPDVMFIGGPSEPTALVVKQARELGFKGGFIIMDQAKMDEMAKVTNGLAMLEGSIGVLPLVNDGRPAAQSFNARYKKLHDGRDATTEMSLNYTMVYALAGAMKLAGTTSDAAAIRAKMPDAVKALPKDANPNEVEGIDAKGGSVADTVVGWVQNGKISPVRLSELAK, encoded by the coding sequence ATGCAGAGCAACACCTTCCGCCGACTCTTCCCGCTCGCGGCCACCGCCGTCGCCGCCATGCTGGCCTCGGGCGCGGCACTGGCCCAGGAGGTCGTCAAGATCGGCTACACCGGCCCGCTGTCGGGCGGCGCCGCGCTGTATGGCAAGAACGTGTTGTCGGGCGTGCAGATGGCCGTGGACGAGATCAACGCCGCCGGCCTCGAGGTCAAGGGCAAGAAGGTGAAGCTCGAAGTCGTGGCGCTCGATGACAAGTACTCGCCCGCCGAGGCCGCGATCAACGCGCGCCGCCTGGTGCAGCAGCACAAGACCACCGCCGTGTTCGTGCCGCACTCGGGCGGCATCTTCGCGCTGCAGGCCTTCAACGAGCAGGAGAAGTTCCTGGTCATGGCCTATTCGAGCGTGCCGCGCATCACCGATGCCGGCAACAAGCTGACCATCCGCATCCCGCCCGCCTACACCGGCTACATCGAGCCCTTCGTCAAGGCGCAGATGAAGCGCTACGGCAAGAACGTGGCGCTGACGCCGGCCGACCACGACTACGCCAAGGCCTGGGTGCAGGCCTTCGTCCCGGCCTGGGAAGGCGCGGGCGGCAAGGTCGTCGGCAACAACCCGATGTCCTATACCAAGGCCACCGACTTCTACAGCGGCGTGTCGCGCGCCATCACCGACAAGCCCGACGTGATGTTCATCGGCGGCCCGTCCGAGCCGACCGCGCTGGTAGTCAAGCAGGCGCGCGAGCTCGGCTTCAAGGGCGGCTTCATCATCATGGACCAGGCCAAGATGGACGAGATGGCCAAGGTCACCAACGGCCTGGCCATGCTGGAAGGCTCGATCGGCGTGCTGCCGCTGGTCAACGACGGCCGCCCGGCCGCGCAGAGCTTCAATGCCAGGTACAAGAAGCTGCACGACGGGCGCGATGCCACGACCGAGATGTCGCTGAACTACACCATGGTGTATGCGTTGGCCGGTGCGATGAAGCTGGCCGGCACCACCAGCGATGCCGCGGCGATCCGCGCGAAGATGCCGGATGCCGTCAAGGCGCTGCCGAAGGACGCCAACCCGAACGAGGTGGAAGGCATCGATGCCAAGGGCGGTTCGGTCGCCGACACCGTGGTAGGCTGGGTGCAGAACGGCAAGATCTCGCCGGTCCGCCTGTCGGAACTGGCCAAGTAA
- a CDS encoding bifunctional diguanylate cyclase/phosphodiesterase, protein MVAKSGAKAAGASPDGETDPLTGVGNRGGFLKRLEARLHSEAVPRCALLLIGIDDFRAFNDMHGHAEGDLILQGVARRLRDASPRDAVIGRIGSDEFSVLLPSISDPTLVRHVGAAILSMLSAPHEYSGRRHHVLASIGACVLPAAGDLASDALAAASLALARAKHDGGRTIRFFKPQMRQDVTTRLSLVQALHEAYAQRQFELHYQPQVDLRDGRILGAEALLRWRHPTRGLLAPASFIDALASSSVASDVGMWLLQTACAQARAWALTLPQAPRVAINLFAAQLAESRLVTEVRHVLRALELPPTSLEIEITETIALQQGDEVSDQLQALRRDGVTLTCDDFGTGYASLSFLKSFPVDRLKIDQSFVRNVTQDPVDAAIVRSVINVGQSLQIDVVAEGVETVEQRDFLLANGCWEAQGYLYGRPMPAERLSEHLRNQETR, encoded by the coding sequence ATGGTGGCCAAGTCGGGGGCGAAAGCGGCTGGCGCTTCGCCAGACGGGGAGACCGATCCGCTGACCGGGGTCGGGAATCGCGGGGGATTCCTAAAGCGGCTGGAGGCGCGCCTTCATAGCGAGGCCGTGCCCCGTTGCGCGCTGCTGCTGATCGGCATCGACGATTTCCGCGCCTTCAATGATATGCATGGCCATGCCGAGGGCGATCTGATCCTGCAGGGCGTGGCACGCCGGCTGCGCGACGCATCGCCGCGCGATGCCGTGATCGGCCGCATCGGCAGCGACGAGTTCTCGGTGCTGCTGCCTTCCATTTCGGACCCGACCCTGGTGCGGCACGTCGGCGCCGCCATTCTTTCCATGCTGTCCGCCCCGCACGAGTACAGCGGGCGCCGCCACCACGTGCTCGCCAGCATCGGCGCCTGCGTGCTGCCGGCTGCCGGCGATCTCGCGTCGGACGCGCTCGCGGCGGCCAGCCTGGCGCTGGCCCGCGCCAAGCACGATGGCGGGCGCACCATCCGGTTTTTCAAGCCGCAGATGCGGCAGGACGTGACCACGCGGCTGTCGCTGGTCCAGGCGCTGCACGAGGCGTACGCGCAGCGCCAGTTCGAACTGCATTACCAGCCCCAGGTCGACCTGCGCGATGGCCGCATCCTGGGGGCCGAGGCGCTGCTGCGCTGGCGCCATCCGACGCGCGGCCTGCTCGCGCCGGCCAGCTTCATCGATGCGCTGGCGTCCAGCAGCGTGGCCAGCGACGTAGGCATGTGGCTGCTGCAGACCGCCTGCGCGCAAGCGCGGGCGTGGGCGCTGACATTGCCGCAGGCACCGCGCGTGGCCATCAACCTGTTCGCGGCGCAGCTGGCCGAAAGCCGCCTGGTGACCGAGGTGCGCCACGTATTGCGCGCCCTGGAGCTGCCGCCGACCAGCCTGGAGATCGAGATCACCGAGACCATCGCCCTGCAGCAGGGCGACGAGGTGTCCGACCAGCTCCAGGCGCTGCGGCGCGACGGCGTGACCCTGACCTGCGACGATTTCGGCACGGGCTACGCCTCGCTGAGCTTCCTCAAGTCGTTCCCGGTGGACCGGCTGAAGATCGACCAGTCCTTCGTGCGTAACGTGACTCAGGACCCGGTGGATGCCGCCATCGTCCGCTCCGTCATCAACGTCGGGCAAAGCCTGCAGATCGACGTCGTGGCCGAAGGCGTCGAAACGGTGGAGCAGCGCGACTTCCTGCTGGCCAACGGCTGCTGGGAGGCGCAGGGATACCTTTACGGCCGCCCGATGCCTGCGGAGCGCCTTTCCGAGCACTTGCGCAATCAGGAAACCCGCTGA
- a CDS encoding YkgJ family cysteine cluster protein: protein MNSQKIRFLRSRIPTFECTPGCHDCCGPVTTSSEEMSRLPVKSEAEHEAALANLSCPHLDARGCSVYAERPLICRLFGTTPRLACPNGNRPDKMIDPDIEQEIQRFFAETRHVLV from the coding sequence ATGAATAGTCAAAAAATCAGATTTCTTCGCTCGCGAATTCCCACATTCGAGTGCACCCCTGGATGTCATGACTGTTGTGGTCCCGTGACAACGTCGTCGGAAGAGATGTCAAGGCTTCCCGTCAAGAGTGAGGCCGAGCACGAGGCTGCGCTAGCAAACCTGAGCTGCCCTCATCTTGATGCCAGGGGTTGCAGCGTGTATGCGGAGCGTCCGCTGATTTGTCGCTTGTTTGGCACCACCCCAAGGCTTGCCTGTCCGAACGGAAACAGGCCGGACAAAATGATCGACCCGGACATCGAACAAGAGATTCAGCGCTTCTTTGCAGAGACACGTCACGTGCTGGTCTGA